From Papaver somniferum cultivar HN1 unplaced genomic scaffold, ASM357369v1 unplaced-scaffold_99, whole genome shotgun sequence, the proteins below share one genomic window:
- the LOC113346277 gene encoding aspartic proteinase Asp1-like, with protein sequence MEMKFKMMKMMMMLALTLLLLVSGSFVAANQELRRKKQILPPAASSSATKVGSSVVFRVLGNVYPIGYYYVEMGIGYPPKRYYLDIDTGSDLTWLHCDAPCKNCPKAPHPLYRLNKNSLVPCAESVCAELHSLEKNICKKPTDQCHYKIQYADQGVSQGALVKDVFPIRLTNGTLVGPRFAIGCGYDQQGSKGTTSPTDGLLGLGKGKASFVSQLQNLGLVRNVFGHCFSGNSGGFLFIGEDLVPSSGIVWTPMSRNSIDESYYSPGPAELYLGKQYIGVKGLQVIFDSGSSYSYFNTQAYKAIISSMMKDLSGKPLEITKDGTLPICWRGAKPFTSFSEVKKYFTPLTLRFKSGWRSQQQMEIPPESYMIISKYGNACLGILNGTEVGLQDDNIIGDNFFQDRVVIYDNEKQKIGWALADCNRISKSGVVLL encoded by the exons ATGGAGATGAAGtttaagatgatgaagatgatgatgatgttagcATTGACTTTACTTTTGTTAGTATCAGGTTCTTTTGTGGCTGCAAACCAAGAATTAAGGAGGAAGAAACAGATATTACCACCAGCAGCATCATCTTCTGCTACCAAAGTTGGATCATCTGttgtttttcgtgttcttggGAATGTCTATCCTATTGG GTATTACTATGTCGAAATGGGCATCGGCTACCCACCCAAACGGTACTACCTTGATATTGACACTGGCAGTGATCTCACATGGCTTCATTGTGATGCCCCTTGTAAAAATTGTCCCAAG GCTCCTCACCCCTTGTACCGACTCAACAAGAACAGCCTTGTCCCATGTGCAGAATCTGTATGTGCAGAATTGCACTCTCTTGAAAAGAACATATGCAAGAAACCAACAGATCAATGTCACTATAAGATTCAGTATGCAGATCAAGGTGTATCGCAGGGTGCTCTTGTCAAGGATGTTTTCCCCATTCGTTTGACCAACGGAACACTGGTTGGACCTCGTTTTGCTATTGG TTGTGGATATGATCAACAGGGTTCCAAAGGAACTACGTCCCCTACAGATGGATTACTAGGGCTTGGCAAAGGAAAAGCCAGCTTCGTATCTCAGCTTCAGAATCTGGGTCTAGTACGAAATGTCTTCGGTCACTGTTTCAGTGGCAACAGCGGAGGCTTTCTGTTTATTGGAGAAGATCTTGTTCCCTCTTCTGGAATAGTTTGGACACCAATGTCACGTAATTCCATCGA CGAAAGCTACTACTCCCCTGGTCCAGCTGAACTCTATTTGGGAAAGCAGTATATTGGCGTCAAGGGTCTTCAAGTAATTTTTGACAGTGGGAGCTCCTACTCATATTTCAATACCCAGGCTTACAAAGCTATCATTTCTTCT ATGATGAAAGATTTATCTGGCAAGCCTTTGGAAATAACTAAGGATGGGACCTTACCAATTTGTTGGAGAGGTGCGAAACCATTCACATCCTTCAGCGAAGTAAAAAAGTACTTTACGCCTCTAACACTAAGGTTTAAAAGCGGCTGGAGATCACAGCAGCAGATGGAAATACCTCCTGAATCTTACATGATCATCAGT AAATATGGTAATGCTTGCTTAGGAATACTAAACGGTACAGAAGTTGGCCTGCAAGATGACAACATTATTGGAG ATAATTTTTTTCAAGACCGAGTGGTGATATATGATAATGAGAAGCAAAAGATCGGATGGGCACTTGCAGATTGCAACCGGATTTCCAAGTCTGGAGTAGTCCTCTTGTGA